From a region of the Longimicrobiaceae bacterium genome:
- a CDS encoding helix-hairpin-helix domain-containing protein — protein ERVVLGVDPGYRTGCKLAVVSRTGALLETGHIYLHQEDRARRDLGAIIARHGVELVAVGNGTASRETDKLVKEVLREIPAEKRPVSVLVNEAGASVYSASEIAREEFPELDLTLRSAISIARRLQDPLAELVKIDPKSIGVGQYQHDVAQTRLKRRLDETVESCVNHVGVEVNTASPALLAYVAGIGGTVALRIARHRDEAGPFRSRADLLKVAGLGPKTFEQAAGFLRVRGGAHPLDASAVHPERYTLVKRIAEDLSVGLDSLVGNEDAIRRVEPRRYVDGEVGLPTLEDILSELRKPGRDPRDAFEAPAFRDDVQEFTDLREGMTLQGTVTNVVAFGAFVDVGVHQDGLVHVSQLSDRFVQDPNTLVKPGDRVTVRVVSVDVPRKRIALTMKTAAGESGDARAAGQGRPAAAASGPQKGSGDARRGGSPAGKGSATSTSNPQKPKTAPAPPAKVEPGVAANGMRITRR, from the coding sequence GAGCGCGTGGTGCTGGGCGTCGACCCCGGCTACCGTACGGGCTGCAAGCTGGCCGTGGTGAGCCGCACGGGCGCGCTGCTGGAGACGGGCCACATCTACCTGCACCAGGAGGACCGCGCCCGCCGCGACCTGGGCGCCATCATCGCCCGGCACGGCGTGGAGCTGGTGGCCGTGGGCAACGGCACGGCGAGCCGCGAGACGGACAAGCTGGTGAAGGAGGTGCTGCGCGAGATCCCGGCGGAGAAACGGCCCGTGTCCGTGCTGGTGAACGAGGCGGGCGCGTCGGTCTACTCCGCGTCGGAGATCGCGCGCGAGGAGTTCCCGGAGCTGGACCTGACGCTGCGCTCGGCCATCTCCATCGCGCGCCGCCTGCAGGATCCGCTGGCGGAGCTGGTGAAGATCGACCCCAAGTCCATCGGCGTGGGCCAGTACCAGCACGATGTGGCGCAGACGCGCCTGAAGCGGCGGCTGGACGAGACGGTGGAGAGCTGCGTGAACCACGTGGGGGTGGAGGTCAACACGGCGTCGCCCGCGCTGCTGGCGTACGTGGCGGGCATCGGCGGCACGGTGGCGCTGCGCATCGCCCGGCACCGCGACGAGGCGGGGCCGTTCCGGTCGCGCGCGGACCTGCTGAAGGTGGCCGGCCTGGGCCCGAAGACGTTCGAGCAGGCCGCCGGCTTCCTGCGCGTCCGCGGCGGCGCGCACCCGCTGGACGCGTCGGCCGTGCACCCGGAGCGGTACACGCTCGTGAAGCGCATCGCCGAGGACCTGTCGGTGGGGCTGGACTCGCTGGTGGGCAACGAAGATGCGATCCGCCGCGTGGAGCCGCGCCGCTACGTGGACGGCGAAGTGGGCCTGCCTACGCTGGAAGACATCCTCTCCGAGCTGCGCAAGCCCGGCCGCGACCCGCGCGACGCCTTCGAGGCCCCCGCCTTCCGCGACGACGTGCAGGAGTTCACCGACCTCCGCGAGGGGATGACGCTCCAGGGCACCGTAACCAACGTGGTTGCGTTCGGCGCGTTCGTGGACGTGGGAGTGCACCAGGACGGGCTCGTCCACGTCTCCCAGCTATCCGACCGCTTCGTGCAGGACCCGAACACGCTCGTGAAGCCCGGCGACCGCGTGACCGTCCGCGTCGTCTCGGTAGACGTCCCCCGCAAGCGCATCGCCCTCACCATGAAGACCGCGGCCGGCGAATCGGGAGATGCGCGGGCGGCGGGGCAGGGCAGGCCCGCAGCGGCGGCGAGCGGACCGCAGAAAGGCTCGGGAGATGCGCGGCGGGGCGGCTCACCCGCAGGAAAGGGCAGCGCCACGTCCACGAGCAACCCGCAGAAGCCCAAAACAGCACCGGCCCCACCCGCGAAGGTGGAGCCGGGCGTCGCCGCGAACGGCATGCGCATCACGCGGCGGTGA
- a CDS encoding CHAT domain-containing protein: protein MRPASRNDTLALAFAARASDSASVQQSALARLAANDPRGLALDSAIASLRRAAELEASPASALADLAGALIVRAERTQAPRDLLEAYETAEGALHREPRNLAALYDRALALDRFGLEEAAGDAWRTYLAADPSSAWAGDARRRIAALHALPRPAPPPRLDAPPNDLARYALAEPQGARELGMDALLPAWGEAVATGDTARAAALLGRAATLGQALATRRGGDAGLADQVRAIRAAAGSRVRTEALARAHREYGAGRARLAAADFGGGLPHFIAAYDAAAGSPVLRAWAAMYGATGRVQTGNRMLGLNLLRQAVAAADTVRHPALAARARWSYGNTLAKAERYEQALETARASARLFARAGERENEGAALAVATDSRFVLGEPDSGYAEVHRALGRLRPYRSSVRLHSLLLSAARVAADDGLPRAAAAMEDEDVRVTTREGNAIYAAEARLQRAWQLAFLGDTARAKQDLEAARRLLGTIRVKEARAWAEGELHGAAAIASPGTDARKRALALDSAAAHFERIQLPFRWLPLLVSAAEARLAFGDEAGAAARLETVIHVLEQRRASIRIEPHRAAVFDAARTVVDRIVMLDLAHGRTAEALRHMDRARASLAPAGPAPSATDAALRTRPGEVAVEYALVADTLLAWTVSGDRVTVARTPVDTLGLARTINRLEARLQNRATEDEVRPALSELYDLLVRPVEARLGARETSMLVVADGVLAAVPFAALHDRRTRRYLIEDHPLRFAVSLAEANRPSRPAPTRPALFVADPAFDARQYPLDRLSHADDEVRAISTGYANADVLAGAAATRRAVLSQLPRSSIAHFAGHAVFDDARPERSYLLLAPEPGTDPADKLTAAELSRLDLHGVRLVVLSACRTVRSGRSRAAGFTGLAGALLAAGAHGVIGSTWDVDDRSTSLLMTSFHHAYQSTAHGPSALRKAQLALLRAPDSALHAPAAWAGFRYDE, encoded by the coding sequence TTGCGCCCGGCCTCGCGCAATGACACGCTGGCGCTGGCGTTCGCCGCACGGGCCAGCGACTCCGCGTCCGTCCAGCAGAGCGCGCTCGCGAGACTCGCCGCGAACGATCCGCGCGGGCTCGCGCTCGACTCCGCCATCGCATCCCTGCGCCGGGCAGCCGAGCTGGAGGCGTCCCCGGCTTCAGCGCTCGCCGACCTGGCGGGTGCGCTCATCGTGCGCGCGGAACGGACCCAGGCGCCGCGCGACCTGCTGGAAGCGTACGAGACGGCCGAGGGCGCCCTGCACCGTGAGCCGCGGAACCTCGCCGCGCTCTACGACCGGGCACTGGCGCTGGACCGGTTCGGCCTGGAGGAGGCGGCGGGAGATGCGTGGCGGACTTACTTGGCCGCGGACCCGTCCTCCGCCTGGGCGGGCGATGCACGGCGGCGCATCGCGGCCCTCCACGCCCTCCCCCGCCCGGCTCCGCCGCCACGCCTGGACGCGCCGCCGAATGACCTCGCGCGCTACGCGCTGGCGGAGCCGCAGGGCGCGCGGGAGCTGGGGATGGACGCGCTCCTGCCCGCCTGGGGCGAAGCGGTCGCAACGGGTGATACGGCACGAGCCGCAGCCCTGCTCGGCCGAGCCGCCACGCTTGGGCAGGCGCTGGCTACCCGCCGCGGAGGAGATGCCGGGCTCGCCGACCAGGTCCGCGCGATCCGTGCGGCGGCCGGCAGCCGGGTTCGCACGGAAGCTCTCGCGCGTGCGCACCGCGAGTACGGCGCGGGACGAGCCCGCCTCGCGGCCGCCGATTTCGGCGGCGGCCTGCCTCACTTCATCGCCGCTTACGATGCGGCCGCGGGCTCACCCGTGCTGCGCGCGTGGGCAGCCATGTACGGCGCGACCGGCCGGGTCCAGACCGGCAATCGCATGCTCGGCCTGAATCTGCTGCGGCAGGCGGTAGCCGCGGCCGACACGGTGCGGCACCCCGCCCTGGCCGCCCGCGCACGCTGGTCCTACGGCAACACGCTGGCGAAGGCCGAGCGATACGAGCAGGCGCTGGAGACCGCCCGCGCATCGGCCCGGCTCTTCGCACGTGCCGGCGAGCGGGAGAACGAGGGTGCGGCGCTGGCCGTCGCTACCGACTCGCGCTTCGTCCTCGGCGAGCCGGATTCCGGGTACGCCGAGGTGCACCGCGCGTTGGGCCGGCTGCGTCCGTACCGCTCGTCCGTCCGCCTGCACAGCCTGCTGCTCTCGGCCGCCCGCGTCGCCGCCGACGACGGCCTGCCGCGCGCCGCCGCGGCCATGGAAGACGAGGACGTGCGCGTCACCACCCGCGAAGGCAATGCGATCTACGCCGCCGAAGCGCGGCTTCAGCGTGCGTGGCAGCTCGCATTCCTCGGCGACACCGCCCGCGCAAAGCAGGATCTGGAAGCCGCGCGACGCCTGCTCGGTACGATCCGGGTGAAGGAGGCGCGCGCCTGGGCCGAAGGCGAGCTGCACGGCGCGGCCGCCATCGCCTCACCCGGCACGGACGCACGAAAGCGAGCGCTGGCGCTCGATTCGGCCGCGGCACACTTCGAGAGGATCCAGCTCCCGTTCCGCTGGCTCCCGCTCCTCGTCAGCGCTGCCGAGGCGCGGCTCGCATTCGGCGACGAAGCCGGAGCGGCCGCCCGCCTGGAAACCGTGATCCACGTCCTGGAGCAACGCCGCGCATCCATCCGCATCGAGCCGCACCGCGCCGCCGTGTTCGATGCAGCCCGCACCGTTGTCGACCGCATCGTCATGCTCGACCTCGCCCACGGCCGCACCGCCGAGGCGCTGCGCCACATGGACCGCGCCCGCGCCTCGCTCGCCCCCGCCGGCCCGGCTCCGTCCGCGACCGACGCCGCCCTGCGCACCCGGCCCGGCGAGGTGGCGGTGGAGTACGCCCTCGTGGCGGATACCCTGCTTGCGTGGACCGTGTCGGGAGATCGAGTGACCGTCGCCCGCACGCCGGTGGACACGCTGGGGCTCGCGCGCACCATCAACCGCCTGGAAGCCCGCCTCCAGAACCGCGCAACGGAGGACGAGGTCCGCCCAGCCCTGTCCGAGCTCTACGACCTGCTCGTCCGCCCGGTCGAAGCACGGCTGGGCGCCCGCGAAACGTCCATGCTCGTAGTCGCAGACGGCGTTCTCGCCGCCGTTCCCTTCGCCGCGCTGCACGACCGGCGGACCCGGCGCTACCTCATCGAAGACCACCCGCTCCGCTTCGCAGTCAGCCTCGCAGAGGCCAATCGCCCGTCGCGTCCCGCTCCCACACGCCCTGCCCTCTTCGTCGCCGATCCCGCTTTCGACGCTCGCCAGTACCCGCTCGACCGGCTGAGCCACGCCGACGACGAAGTCCGCGCCATCTCCACGGGCTACGCGAACGCGGACGTGCTCGCTGGCGCAGCCGCGACGCGCCGGGCCGTCCTGTCGCAGCTACCGCGATCCAGCATCGCCCACTTCGCCGGCCACGCCGTGTTCGACGATGCGCGGCCCGAGCGCTCGTACCTGCTGCTCGCGCCGGAGCCGGGAACCGACCCCGCCGACAAGCTCACCGCCGCGGAGCTGTCGCGGCTCGACCTGCACGGCGTCCGCCTGGTCGTTCTCTCCGCGTGCCGCACCGTCCGCTCCGGCCGTAGCCGCGCCGCTGGCTTCACCGGCCTCGCGGGCGCCCTCCTCGCCGCCGGCGCTCACGGCGTCATCGGCAGCACCTGGGACGTGGACGACCGCTCCACATCCCTCCTCATGACCAGCTTCCACCATGCCTATCAGAGCACCGCCCACGGGCCTTCCGCCCTCCGGAAGGCACAACTTGCGCTCCTCCGCGCACCGGATTCCGCCCTACACGCGCCTGCTGCTTGGGCAGGGTTTCGGTACGACGAATGA
- a CDS encoding SDR family NAD(P)-dependent oxidoreductase, with protein MKLEGARALVTGAARGLGYCFAAELVREGASVAAVDVNGAALGELERECAGMPGTLACIAGDVADEASVRGFVREAGERVGPVNVLVNNAGVLLDGLLVQEEGGWVKRLPEAQWKRVLDVNLTGPFLVAREVAAAMLERGEGGVIVNLSSVSRVGNEGQSVYAASKAGLDAATRTWALELAAHGIRVAGIAPGVIDTPILENVSEAAKAHLLSRIPLGRYGTPHEVWLALRFILECDFFTGRVLEVDGGASA; from the coding sequence ATGAAGCTGGAGGGGGCACGGGCGCTGGTGACGGGCGCCGCGCGCGGGCTGGGCTATTGCTTCGCGGCGGAGCTGGTGCGGGAAGGCGCGTCGGTCGCCGCGGTGGACGTGAACGGCGCGGCGCTGGGCGAGCTGGAGCGGGAGTGCGCGGGAATGCCGGGAACGCTCGCGTGCATCGCCGGCGACGTGGCTGACGAGGCGTCGGTGCGGGGCTTCGTGCGCGAGGCGGGCGAGCGCGTGGGGCCCGTCAACGTGCTGGTGAACAACGCGGGCGTGCTGCTGGACGGCCTGCTGGTGCAGGAGGAGGGCGGCTGGGTCAAGCGCCTCCCCGAGGCGCAGTGGAAGCGCGTGCTGGACGTGAACCTCACCGGCCCGTTCCTGGTGGCGCGCGAGGTCGCGGCGGCCATGCTGGAGCGTGGCGAGGGCGGCGTGATCGTCAACCTCTCGTCGGTGTCGCGGGTGGGGAACGAGGGGCAGTCGGTGTACGCGGCGTCCAAGGCGGGGCTGGACGCGGCGACGCGTACCTGGGCGCTGGAGCTGGCGGCGCACGGCATCCGCGTGGCCGGCATCGCGCCGGGCGTGATCGACACGCCCATCCTGGAGAATGTGTCGGAGGCGGCGAAGGCCCACCTTCTGTCCCGCATCCCCCTGGGACGATACGGGACTCCCCACGAGGTCTGGCTGGCCCTGCGGTTCATCCTCGAGTGCGACTTCTTCACCGGCCGCGTGCTGGAGGTGGACGGCGGCGCGTCTGCCTGA
- a CDS encoding BlaI/MecI/CopY family transcriptional regulator has translation MADTELPLPTDSELAILNALWEGGPATVREVSDRLERARPVAYTTVLKMLQIMHQKGLVRRDETQRNHVYAAVAPRDRTQDRLIDHLSARAFGGSAERLILRALDSTRATAEERESIRSMLAGLADDDAEETA, from the coding sequence ATGGCCGACACCGAGCTGCCCCTGCCCACCGATTCGGAGCTGGCGATCCTCAACGCGCTGTGGGAAGGCGGGCCCGCCACCGTGCGCGAGGTGTCCGACCGCCTGGAGCGCGCCCGCCCGGTCGCCTACACCACCGTGCTGAAGATGCTGCAGATCATGCACCAGAAGGGCCTGGTGCGGCGCGACGAGACGCAGCGCAACCACGTGTACGCCGCCGTCGCCCCGCGCGACCGCACGCAGGACCGGCTGATCGACCACCTGTCCGCCCGCGCGTTCGGCGGGTCTGCGGAGCGGCTGATCCTGCGCGCGCTGGACAGCACCCGCGCCACGGCCGAGGAGCGCGAGAGCATCCGCTCGATGCTGGCCGGGCTGGCGGACGACGACGCGGAGGAGACGGCATGA